The genomic DNA TTTTTCCAGTAATGCGATTGCTTGTTCGTAATTGTCAATCATCGCCTTTTTTTATAGGCTAAGAAGATTTTATGAATTTGAGTCACTCTGCTGCAAATAATGAATAAGTGCAATCAGTCCGAGGCGATAACTTGCAGCCCCAAAACCGCTAATCTGTCCGATCGCGATTGGTGCAATATAAGAGTGATGGCGAAAATCTTCCCGCTTGTAAATATTACTGAGGTGAACTTCTACCGTCGGAATCGCCACCCCCGCTAGCGCATCTCGAATCGCAACGCTCGTATGCGTATAAGCGCCTGCATTAATCAAAATACCGCTCTCTTTCCCCCAAGCGGCATGAATCGCATCGACCAATGCACCCTCATGATTGGATTGAAAACAAGAGACATTGACCCCCAGCACTTCTCCTTCGCTACGAAGCTGGGCATTAATTTCCTCTAAAGTGATGCGGCCGTAAATATCTGGCTCTCGCAGACCTAACAGGTTTAGGTTAGGGCCGTGAAGAACCAGAATGCTGAAAGATTGCCCAGCCTCAGCGTTCATCGGTTAGGCTTCAATCTAGTTGCGTCGGGGACGCTGTGGATCGTTGACGGGTATGGGGATTAGCTCTGCTTCGGGTTCCGCCTCTGGCCCTAGTAGAGCTTCGATTAAGCGGCGGCCCCACTCTTTTAGCTTTTCCAACACCGTGTCTATGTAATCCATGCGAACAAAAGGCTCCTGTTCAGACTTACTTTTATTGTACCCAGCAATCTAATATCATCGATTGTTGAGAGTGGCACTCTTTGCAGATTCAATCGACTTGATTG from Oscillatoria sp. FACHB-1406 includes the following:
- the aroQ gene encoding type II 3-dehydroquinate dehydratase; translated protein: MNAEAGQSFSILVLHGPNLNLLGLREPDIYGRITLEEINAQLRSEGEVLGVNVSCFQSNHEGALVDAIHAAWGKESGILINAGAYTHTSVAIRDALAGVAIPTVEVHLSNIYKREDFRHHSYIAPIAIGQISGFGAASYRLGLIALIHYLQQSDSNS